The following proteins are co-located in the Telopea speciosissima isolate NSW1024214 ecotype Mountain lineage chromosome 9, Tspe_v1, whole genome shotgun sequence genome:
- the LOC122640033 gene encoding uncharacterized protein LOC122640033 isoform X1, which produces MLSLKPSKNHLRSPFQFHVSKLQRQAQTLHQARKVVARKLTVIGCQGEANKKERRSFLSLEEAGLVEISGLGTHERFLCRLTISSLNLLRVISEQEGLPIEELNAGRICDWFLKDKLKREQNLESAVLQWDESEFQL; this is translated from the exons ATGCTTTCACTGAAACCTAGCAAGAATCATTTAAGATCCCCATTTCAGTTCCATGTTTCAAAGCTTCAAAGACAGGctcagacacttcatcaag CAAGAAAAGTTGTTGCAAGGAAGCTTACTGTGATAGGGTGTCAAGGAGAAGCTAATAAGAAGGAAAGGCGGAGTTTCTTGAGCCTTGAAGAAGCTGGTTTAGTGGAAATTTCTGGTCTGGGAACTCACGAACGCTTCCTATGTCGATTAACG ATCTCATCACTAAATCTACTTAGAGTGATATCAGAGCAAGAAGGATTGCCAATTGAAGAACTTAATGCTGGAAGGATCTGTGATTGGTTTCTCAAGGACAAGCTCAAAAGAGAGCAGAATTTGGAGTCGGCAGTTCTTCAATGGGATGAGTCTGAATTCCAGTTATAA
- the LOC122640033 gene encoding uncharacterized protein LOC122640033 isoform X2 has translation MLSLKPSKNHLRSPFQFHVSKLQRQAQTLHQARKVVARKLTVIGCQGEANKKERRSFLSLEEAGLVEISGLGTHERFLCRLTISSLNLLRVISEQEGLPIEELNAGRICDWFLKDKLKREQNLESAVLQWDESEFQ, from the exons ATGCTTTCACTGAAACCTAGCAAGAATCATTTAAGATCCCCATTTCAGTTCCATGTTTCAAAGCTTCAAAGACAGGctcagacacttcatcaag CAAGAAAAGTTGTTGCAAGGAAGCTTACTGTGATAGGGTGTCAAGGAGAAGCTAATAAGAAGGAAAGGCGGAGTTTCTTGAGCCTTGAAGAAGCTGGTTTAGTGGAAATTTCTGGTCTGGGAACTCACGAACGCTTCCTATGTCGATTAACG ATCTCATCACTAAATCTACTTAGAGTGATATCAGAGCAAGAAGGATTGCCAATTGAAGAACTTAATGCTGGAAGGATCTGTGATTGGTTTCTCAAGGACAAGCTCAAAAGAGAGCAGAATTTGGAGTCGGCAGTTCTTCAATGGGATGAGTCTGAATTCCA